The genomic window TGGTGCCACTACAAATGTTACTACTAAAAGAAGAAATTAAAGTAGCAATTCAAACTAGTTTAGGTGTGATTGTCATCACTGCTTTAGCTGCCTGCACAGGACACGCATTAGAGGGAAATATTTTGTTTGTTCAAGGTATAGTTTTGGGATGCGGTGGTCTTTTAGGCGTTCAAATGAGTACTCGCACATTGCCAAAACTACCAGATTCAACTGTGAGTTTAGTGCTTCGGATTTTCTTAGGAATACTATCAATTTATATTTTTTGGGAAGCTTGGACAAATTATCAACAAATAATTCCTAATTTGTAATTACAGCAGTTTTCATTTATTTTAACCACATACATTGTTGGGACACAGCAATAATCATACGTGTCAACTTAGAGGTTATCTATAAAGTAAAGTAAAAATAAAATTACTGTAGTGTTTTAGGCGATTTTTCGAGGTGATTTGTCACGAAAAATATGACTTTCACGCCTAAGCACCGCTTATAACATGGTGGGTTAGGCGCTAGCCGTAACCCACCACTACCATCGAATACTAAAAGTTAAGTAAAGCGGTGCGTTAGCCTTTAGCGTAATCCACCCTACCAAAACTAATTACGAATTACGAATTATTCTCTCAAGGTAGCCATCGGGGATGAAATCCAGCTAAGGGGAGTTGTTCTGGCCTAATTTCCACAGTCGCAGCATCAGCGATGGGTAACAGAGGCATTAACCACAGGCTACTGGTAGCAATAACATCTCCATCATCAGTTTTCAAAGTGTTTGTGGGTAATGATGTTGTTGAGTTTGGCTGCGGTACTACTTGGTCAAATAACAAGCCCAAACCGTCGGCAGATAAACTCATTTGCACATTCCGTTGATCGGGAGGCAGTACTAGCAGTGGTTTCTGTTGCCCGGTTTTCAGATCAATTGCCACCACATAAGGCTGTTCTATGTATTGTTCCTTGGATACTAACTGTGTCAGCAAGCAATAGAGGGTGGGTGAGGCGATGTCAAATTGGCAGATGAGAATTGAGCCTGTTGTTTTTAATAGTTGTTTCTGCACACCTTGGTTTGTCACTAAAAACAAATCTCGTGTGTAATCTGTATTAAACTTTACCATCGCTGCTTGAGAGCCATCTTTGGAGAAAGCCTGTACCAAACCAAACTGCGGCAGAAAATCTAGGGGTTTACTGGCATCACCTTGCAGTGGTAGAATTGCTGCTCCCTGTCCTTGGGCAACTGCTACAGCTTTACTATCTGGGGTGATCATAAAGTCTCCCCCCGGTTGGCTTTTCAGACGTTTAGGGGTGGGTTTTTCTCCTGAACCATCGCTGGTTGCTGGCATAAACCATAGTCCAAAGTCGCCGGGATTAGTTTTGTTTCCCCGCTGGATGACAATAGTTTGCCCATCAGGTGATAAGTCAAATTTCAGGTTTTGATAATCTTTACTATCTAAAACTAGGTCAACTTTGGCTCCTGGCTCTGCTTGTTGTCCAGATTTACCAGAAACGCCTGTTGTCACTGTGTACAGTTGAGCTGAGAGTAAGTCTTCGTTCTTGGCGGCACGAGCCGAAAATAAAATTTTCTCCCCATCTGGAAACGACTCAAAGTCCATTACTATCAAGTCTTTGGGGGTAAGTATCCTTTTTTGCTCTTGGGTTAAGTTGTAAAGAACTAATCGTCCCTGTTCTTCTTGATTGGTTCCTATGTAAAGGATGACGCGATCGCGTGTGCGGAAGCTACCAACAAAGGGCTGGATCACCCGATTTTTGCCTTCTTCCTCTGCAAACTTATCTTTCGCTCCCTGTAACTGCACTTTATAATTCGTGCCGTAGGGGGCTGGTGTCACGAGTGTATAAACCATCCGCCGCCCAGCCCAACTGAATTTACCTGCTAGGGGTGGCTCGATTTTCAAGTTATCCTCTACGCTTTTTATTTCCATTGGGCGGCTAAAGGTGAGGGTGAAGGAGTTATCTTCTGCCCCAATTTGTTGATTTTGCCAGGTAAAATCCCGGACACGAGCAGTCACCACGTCACCTTGCAATATTATTAACCCAATCAGCACACTCAACAGTAGCATCAGTCCGATCGCTATCCGATCCAGTGGTTCGATAAATGCTTTAGATTTAGTCATTTGTCGTTAAGCATTAGGCATTGGGCATTGGAGAAATAACTAATAACTATAAGGATTCTGTGGTTGAGGAATCTTTTTGAGAGAGGTAGCGGCAATGGTAAGTTGGCGTTTACCTGCCAGATTTTCTGTCACCATTTGTCCTTCTACTTCCAGCCAGGTGTCAGGGGAGTAAGGTTCTTGATTGTTTGGAAGTTTGACGGGTAATCCCACAGGGTAAGCATCTGCTGCACAGCAAGTTAAGACAAATCGGGCTAAGAACAAATATTCTTTTCCTATATCTGGCGGATGGATGACAAATCCCTGCACCTTGACTTTTTGTCCTGTATATGTGTCTGGCTCTGGATAGACATTGACAGTGCGTACCCAATCTACAAGCGATCGCTCCTCTGGACGAACAGTAGCCCGAAAGGCTTGGGGTTTGACGCGTGTAGTTCCCAATAAATCAGCCGTCACACCTCTTTGGAGTGCTTTGTCACTAGCAAAAACTTGTGGTGTAAAGATGAAACCCAAAATCGCTGCAATCAATAACACAGAACTCCCCCAACCAGGGGGAAATAAACTAATATGCTGGGTGTTTGGCATAACATCAGGGCGACGCCGCAGCCAAAGTTCCTGCATCTTGAAAAAACCAATAATGATCAAGCTGATACCAGTTACAACCACAAACCAAATGTAATTTGGATGAATCAATAGGTTCAGCTTGTTAGTTAGCCAATATCTCAACATCAAAATACCCCAAGCTGTAATTGCTAGGGCATCCAGCCAAGGGAGTAACAGATTTGAGATTTTAGATTTGGGATTTTTGCTAGCCATTATTTATTGGGCATTGGTTATTAGCAAAGAAGAAAAGACAGATGACTAATTTTTTAAAGAACATGCAAGTTCATGAAAAGAGTAAATACAAATGTCAATTGTGCCGCTAAAGCAAATAAGTAAAAGACAGTTTTGGGTTTAAAAATGGATAACATCAAACCAATGCCTTTGATGTCAATCATTGGGCCAAACACCAGAAATGCTAATAAAGAACCACTGCTAAAGGTTGAGGCAAAAGATAGGGCAAAGAAAGAATCGACTGTAGAACAAATTGACACCACTACTGCTAATATCAGCATGACCACAATCGAGCTAATAGGCCCAGCACCCAAACTGAGAATTAATTCCCGTGGGGCTAGCACTTGAATAGCAGCAGCGATCGCACTTCCTAAAATCATCACTCCGCCCAATTCCCGGAATTCTTGGATGCTATTATCTACCACTAGACGCAGTTTATCTGCAAGGGGTTTATTGACATTAGAAATTGGGGTAGTCGCTTCTACAAAATTAGGATCTATCCGCAGAGGTACACCTGCTTTTCCTCCTAAGATATAAGTCCCGGATTGCAAGATATTTGGTATCGCTTCTTGCTGTTGTACTTGGTAACGTTTCCCACGGCGTTTGGTTTCAGGTTGTGCGGGTGGATTAAACTTCATATACCGAGCGATCGCAGGTTGGACTATGGGATTTAAGTCCTTTTGAAAACTGAAAACAAAACCGATAATTGTGGCAATTGCTAGGGAAAATACGACTCGTAAAACGACTATTTCTGGCTGATCTCGAAATGCTGTCCAAGTTGCCCAAATTACAACTGGGTTAATTGTTGGTGCTGCTAGCAAAAAACCAATTGCCACTGGTGTGGGTACTCCCTGAATTAGGAACCGCCGCGCTACCGGTACATTCCCGCATTCACACACTGGAAATAAAAAGCCGATCATGCTGCCAACTAAAGCACCCAACAGCGGATTTTTGGGCATTTTTTCTACTAATTTGCGCTCATCAACAAAAAACAGCAGCAAACTGGAGAATAAAACCCCAAGAAGCAAAAAAGGCATCGCTTCGACTAGCAGACTTAGAAATATCGTAAAACCATTGTTCAGTTGATTCATGGGCGTCGCAGTCAAAAGCGATTTTGAGTTTTAGGATTCTGCCTAGTCATTCTATCGAAATGGGGATCAAAAGCAGATCGGGAAAATTAAACATCATTTAAGTAGCAAGTTGTCCGATGTTTCGAGTCGCGCTTAAGCGCTACAAACCTTTGCTTCAGACGAAATAGTAAGTTTTACCTGAGTGCATTTTCTGACGATGACCATTTCTAAGATTGTCTAAGTTCAGAAATTGTTCCAATTGTAGAGGGCAAGTAGCTGCATAGATGATTTCAAATTACCTATGTTTATACTTACAGTAATATGCTGGATAAGATATTAGCTCGGCTGTATTTTCATCAAGTATTTACAGTTCTTCAACATTTGGGGATCGCTCTTGGTTGCTACCATCATTAGTTTTGGCTAGTTCTGGTAAAATTTTATCTGAGCTTTGGTTGATTGTGTACTATAAAAACTCTAAAAAGGCAAGACCAAAGTTTAGCAAACACGGTAAATGCTTGCAATACCTTGTCCTAAAAGATATGCTACGCGATCGCCAATATGCGAAAAGCCCTACACGCGAGATCACAAACGTAGGCAAAGCTTTAGCCCACGCAGGTGGGCTGAAATCCTTATAGACTGAGGAGATAGGCTTTGTTTCTATAGCCTCGCTCTTCTAGAGTGAGAGTATTTTATTTAATAAGTCGGGGTTCTGGTGTTCGCTGTTAATTACGTTTTTGTGGAGTTCCCCAAATCTTGATTTGTTGATCAAATCCACCACTGGCAAGAATTTTACCATTTGGACTAAAAGCGATCGCACTCACCCAGTCTGTATGTCCACTCAGTGTATTTAGTAACTCACCTGTAGTTAAATTCCATAATTTAATCCCATCTTTGCCGGCACTAGCAAGGGTTTGTCCATCGGGGTTAATGGCGATCGCATTCACCCAGTTATTATGTCCTATAAGGGTGCGGACTAATTCTCCAGTATTAATATTCCACAGTTTGACTGTGCGATCGCGGCTTGCACTAACTAATGTTTCTCCATCTGGTGTAAAGATAACAGCGCTAACAGCATTAGAATGAGCTACAAATTCACTGATTAATTTACCAGTACTCAAATTCCACAGCTTGATTACACCCTTATTGTCACCACTAGCCAAGGTCTGCCCATCAGGACTAATGGCTAGGGTATAAATCAAATTATCAAAGCCTACTAGAGTCCCTAGAGGGCGCTGCTGTAGCAAATCCCATAGACGAATCCCATCCAAAGCTCCACTGATTAGAACTTTACTATCAGGAGACACCGCTAAAGATAATACGTTACTGGTATGTCCAACAAAAGAACGACTAAATTTTAAATTTCTTAGGTTCCAGAGGTTAATCGTATTGTCATCACTACAGCTAGCGAGGGTTTGCCCATCTGGCGAAATCACTAAAGATTCTACGGCTGTTTGGTGTGCTTTGTTAATATCCGCCAACTTTTTGCCGTTTGCTGGATTCCACAGGCGAATTACACCCTCATTTTCTGCACCTCCACTTACAAGAATTCTGCTATCTGGGCTGAAAGCCAGGGATTTAACAGTTCCTTTATGTCCTCTGAGTGTGTAAAGTAGTTGGGCATTGGCAAAGCTATTGGTAGTTTGGGAATTTGGTGTTACTTCAATAGCAGCATGAGCTTGATGAATGTAAAACCCTTCCCAGGTAATCACTGGAAGGGCAACAGCTGCCATAAATGCCAGGATAATATATGGCCGCAGAAAATTACCCCCACCTCTTCCCTCACTACTCACTCTTTTTCCTCACTTTTATATATACGGTTAGCCAATCAATTTTGCAGAGTTATTACTTAATAACTCTGCACTTCCTAAAGAGGTGGTTTTTTCTTAGAAACGCTTAACATTGGTAAAGGCGGACTAGAAGAACGAGAGGGCAAATAATGTTGCACTACAGGTTCCTCTGGTAGAGGACGGCGCTGCTGGAAACGCCACAATTTAAAGGCTAGCGCTATGCCTGTTGTTCCCAAACCAAAAGCGAACAACGACCAGCTATCATTCAATCCGCCAATCAGGGCATCCATAACGCCCATCGTCATCAATACACTGATTAGTGGCTCTTTTCGGTAGGTTAACTTTAAAAAACGAGGTAATACAGCATTCATCACAGCTTGGTTGGTTCCAGTTCACCTTTCGTGTATATTTACCAAGAATACCTCACCCGTAATTTGCCTTTGTCATCCAAGGCAAACACTATTATGATTTTCTTTAGTAGGGGAGGAAGTGTACTCATTAATCGCCTTGCATATAATAGTAGACAGTGGCAGAAATTTGCCTACCTTTAACAAGGGGATTTTGCCTCAAGTCTTGTTAATTAAGATGGTGGCTGGATTTCTGCCGTGCTGTACTAGTTGCAAGTCTATGATATTTTAATCACTAATAAATATTTCAATTCCTCTCTTGCTTACATTCTAGGGCAATAATTTACGAATAAGTCTAATTAAAGTATCTAGGGCTAAGTACTTCGCTATCAATTGTTAAAGTCAAAACCAACTGGTTGTTCCAGCTGGTTGAAACTCTTTTAACTACTAGCTTACAACTTCCACCTTGGGCTTGTTGGTAGCACTACTTCAGACCCAGCCATGATAGCACCCCTTGATTGGTGACATATTCAATCACCAGCATCAAAGCGAAGCCAATCATTGCGGCTCGACCATTCAAGCGTTCAGCATATTCGTTAAAGCCAAACTTCGGCTCCACTAGTTTAGGTGTAATCGTTGGTTGTGTTTGTGTCATTTTTAAGAAACCTTTTTTCGCCAAACGGGACTTGATATTAGACTTTGCAGCAGTTGTCGGGGATAAGCGGTAAAGGTTAAAGGAATTAACTACGAATTTTAGATTTTAGATTTTAGATAAAAGATTTTTTGGTTCATGCCCCGCCCGTCGTGGGCGGAACAAATCCAAAATTCTCAATTTAAAATTCGGCTTGCCCCATACCCTTGTGGTCGGGGTCAATCCAAAATCGTCAATCCAAAATCAAAAATTGATTGACTCGTTCTTTCCCTTTAACCTTTACCCTACTTCGGCAACTTATGATCTGATTGCAGTGCTTGAATGCCAAGATGACTTGAGAAATTCAGCAAAAGCCTCCTAGTAGGGAGCTATACAATCACTTTTTTAATAAATTGTTACTATTCTTTATATATTGTATAAATACTGGAGCAATAGTCAAGGGTAAGAGTTTAGGGCTACTCAGATGAAATTGAGAAACTGAGGCCAGAGATTAGCTATCTCTAATACAGCTACTCCAATAGATCAGTAGCAAGCTTGAGATTAGCAGGCTAGAGTTAAACAAAAAAATTATCAGAGGCGGTATATGGAAATCGGCGTTCCCAAGGAAAATAAGGATCAAGAGTTTCGGGTAGGGTTAAGTCCTTCTAGTGTGCGGGTGCTGCGAGAAAATGGTCATAGCATCTTCGTCGAGACGCAAGCAGGTAATGGTGCTGGATTCTCAGATAACGACTACAGAAGTGCTGGAGCCGACATTGTCCCCACATCAGAAACGGCTTGGAATCGGGAATTAGTTGTTAAAGTCAAAGAGCCGCTGACATCTGAGTATAAATTTTTGCAGAAAGGGCAGATATTATTTACTTATTTACATTTAGCAGCCGATCGCAAATTGACAGAGCATTTAATTGATTGTGGCACTTGTGCGATCGCCTATGAAACTGTAGAACAACCTGGTGCTAACAGACTTCCTTTGCTCACCCCCATGAGCGTTATTGCCGGTCGGCTAGCAGTACAATTTGGGGCCAGATTCCTAGAACGTCAGCAAGGTGGTAGAGGAGTGCTTTTGGGCGGTGTACCTGGAGTCAAACCAGGTAAAGTAGTAATTCTCGGTGGCGGCGTTGTCGGCACAGAAGCAGCTAAAATTGCTGTAGGCGTGGGTGCTAGCGTCCAGATTTTAGATGTAAGTGTCGAGCGCTTATCTTACCTAGAAACCCTCTTTGGCTCTAGAGTCGAATTGCTTTACAGCAACTCTGCTCATATTGAAGCCGCAGTCATTGAAGCCGACTTGCTCATCGGTGCAGTTTTAGTCTTAGGACGTAGAGCACCAATATTAGTATCCCGTGAATTGGTCAAACAAATGCGTCCTGGTTCTGTAATAGTTGATGTAGCCGTTGACCAAGGCGGTTGCATAGAAACTTTACACCCCACATCTCACACAAATCCGGTATACATTGAAGAGGGTGTGGTGCATTATGGCGTTCCCAATATGCCAGGAGCAGTACCTTGGACAGCAACTCAGGCACTCAACAACAGTACATTACCTTATGTTGTCCAGTTGGCGAATTTGGGAATTTTGGCACTGGAAGTTAACCCAGCATTAGCTAAGGGTGTGAATGTGCAGGATCATCGCTTAGTGCATCCGGCTGTGCAAGAGGTATTCCCTGATTTGGTAAATTAAGGTGTGCAAGGGCCAGGCGATCGCTTATTTTAATAAAGGTAGCGATCGGTAATTAGACTAATTTCCTTGCCAAATGCGCGGATGGGTAGGTGTACAAAATGAGAAGGAGCAAAAAATGGCTGCACGCTCCCTCTATACAAGACTTTCAGGGCAATGCTACTTTTAAACCATCCGCGCACCTTATGGAGACTGGCTTTGAGACGCCAGCCATTGCAATTAACCAAAATCCCTAATAGGGATTTAAACTGCTTTTTAAGAATTAAACATCTCTACATTTTCATATTCATTTTCAACCCAACAATTCGTCTACAGCTACACTAAAACCCAATAATACTTTTTGAGTGCTAACCACATCACTAGCTTTAAACCCCGAAACTTGATTATCAGTTATTACAATAACTAACCGACTGTCAGGAAATACTAGCCAAATTTCTTTGCAACCAGACTGCAAATACTCCTGCGCTTTGAGAAATAATTCTTCAGCTAAATCGGTGGGTGAAACTATCTCAGCAATTAGTGGAAAACTCTGTGGCAAAGTGGGAATATCACCATACTGAGTTACCAATTCAGGCGTCAGATAAGCCACATCAGGACGCCGACCCTGTTTAGATGTGCGACAAGGCACTTCAGTGTAAACTTTCCCACCTAGTTGATTGGTGTTGATGTAACTTCTCCAGTAAAAGCTTAGATTAACTTCAATTTCACTATGTTTTAATGTCATCCCTGTTTTTTCTATCAGTTGCTCATCCACCCACTCCATCCCGTCTGGAGGATTTGCGATGAAGTCTTCTAAAGAGTGGATTTCGGGAACGGATACAATCTCATTGTGTTTGGAAACTAACATTGCAAGCCTCCACATTGATTAGTTAAATACACAATATATACAGTAATAAAGGAAATTTTTGTAATATTCATTTTTTAAAGCATTACTAAACTACCTTGTGCTTCTTCCTCTAATTCATAACCATTAGCCAGTTTTTCTATTGCTTGGTCAATCATTGCCAAACCTTGATCTACTTTTTCAACTACACTTAACTGTCCTCGGAGTTCAGCAGCACCAACAAAACCTTTAGCATACCAAGTCATGTGCTTACGGGCTTGACGCACACCGCGATCGCCTTTATATTCCCATAAGGCTTGTAAATGATCTCTTGCACATTCCAAACGCCCAATTGGGGTTGGTGGCGGTAATATCTCCCCAGTTTTCAGGAAGTGATCAATTTCTCCCACCAAAAACGGATAACCCAAAGTTCCACGGGAACACATCACACCATCAGCGCCAGTTTGCTCTAAACATCTCACTGCTGCTTCAACGGAGAAAATATCTCCATTCCCAATCACTGGGATAGAAAGCACTTCTTTTACACGGGTAATCCATTCCCAACGGGCATTGCCATTGTATCCTTGGGCGCGGGTGCGTCCGTGTACTGTGATCATTTTTGCCCCTGCATCTTCCATCCGCTTGGCAAAGTCGAGAATAGTAATTTCGTTGTCATTCCAGCCAATACGGGTTTTTACTGTCACAGGGACATCAACAGCTTTTACCACTTCCCGCACAATTGCTTCTGCTACTTCTGGTTGCCGCAACAACGAAGAACCACCACCATTTTTAGTGATTTTATTTACCGGACAACCCATATTAATATCAACAGTATCAGCACCTTCGGCAACTGCCTTGATTGCTGCTTCTGCCAGAAAATCTGGACGGCAATCAAATAGTTGAACGCTAATTGGGCGTTCGTTAGGGTCTACCTCCATGATTTTGGGTAACTGCTTGACATAATGCAACCCCGTAGCATTCACCATTTCGGTATACATCATCGAATCTGGGGCATAGCGACGCACGAGACGGCGAAACACCATATCTGTAACCCCAGATAGAGGCGACTGGAGAACCCGACTTTTTACCTCAAATGAGCCAATTTTTAAGGGTTGGGAGAGCCTAGCTTGAAGAATGGGAGACAGAGAAATCATAGAAAAAATTAAAAATTGTGGGAACCGAAGATAGCTAGGATATTTAAAGATACTGGTTATTTTCGTTGATATATCTTGACTTAGAGGCTATTTTTGCAGCTTACTGAGCCTGTTCAACTTCCAAATCCAACGCCTGCGAGATTTGTTTGGCTGTCAAACCCAATACCAATAATTAAGATAAAGTTGTTGTCTTCCACAACGACAACTCAATAGGTACAAGCAGCCCATGTTCTAGATCCTAGCACTACTACAATGCCTGCTACTGCAAATAAACGCTACGACGATGCGCCATTTTAACCATATCATCATGGCAATGCTAGCAATGAACTTTTATAAAATAATGGTGGTTTTTATGTAAACTATTAATCTCCTGTGGGTGCAGAGAGATTAATGCTTGCGAAGCCTGTTCCAGAGAAAAACAAAACTCAGTGTCTCCAGTCTCAGAGCTACAGCAGATAGTCTCGAACAAATCAAGTGAAGTACCCAGTTCATCCTCAGCTAATTTAAATTCAGGACAAAGGCAGCGATTGCAGCAGCAACTAGACACCCTTCAAGCTGAATGGAATCTGAGGAACAAGAAGCTCAGGCGGATACAGGAAGCTCTTGCTATTGAGACAAACGTGGCGGTTAAGTTTCAATTACAACAACGTCATGATGAAGAGGCTCAACTAGAAAGTCTTGCTAATGAGCTAGATAAAATTGAGCAAATACTACAGTAAATTGGTCAAACAAAGTAGACAATGCCCACCGTTGAATTTTTACTTAAAAAAGTCGAGAGGTTAAAAGAAAAATATGAGGGTCTTCACGAAGAATCGAAACAGCGTAATCAGAAGGTAAAGAAACTACGCAAAAGTTCAGCAACTGAAACCAGCATATCCGTAAAATTTCAGTTAGAGCAGGAAATTCAGGACGAGGACATTCAGCTTCAGAGCCTGGATCAGAAGCTTCAAGAACTGGAAGAAAAAATTGAACAGGCTGAAAACCTCCTTACTAAAAATAAACAACAGGATGCAACGAAGTTCGTTAGTGATGAACTTTTTAAGAGAGAAACACTTTACAAAGTCTTATTAGGGCTAGATTACATTAACCATGTGTCCTTATTCCGGAGGTTTCTGAACAAAAAACAAGCTGCTGCTTTTGTAATTCACGGCTCTCCAGAAGATACAGAGTGTAGTTTACAACTACTTCTGAAGCGTTTGCTGGGTGTGATGATCCAGGGGAGGACAAGCTTTCCACTACAGAAAACAAAGTTATCTTGTAGAGTTCGTAGGCGAGATGTCAGTGCGCTGTGGCGAGAGTTGGGACGTGAATTTGGTGCTAATTATGATGATTCACCTGATGAGATTGCTGTTAAGGTTTGTGAAAGATTGCAAACAGAGCATGTTATTCTGCTATTCGACGATCTAGACCGTTTGAATGACATCAATCAATTCATTCAAGATTTATGGCTACCTTTAGTGAAAGTAGCAAAAAAACATTTATATCAGACAAATAGTTGCCAGTTGCTGATGTTTCTAGTTGACTACAATGGTTGTGTTATCAATTCAACTTTTGAGTGCATAGATCAAGATACTGCAACTTGGGAATCTCATATTCCTATTCGACTACCAATGGTATCCCAATTTTCAGTGGATGTATTAACTGAATGGGTTAGGTTTGTTGTCGATGATCTGCCTGATGAATTTATTAGCCAGGACAATTATGAAGAATACACAGTTAAGTTTATTTTGCAAGACGGTAATCATGGAGTTCCCGATCTAGTCATGAAACGTATCTGCGGCATTTGGGGTTATGATTTGCATGATGAGGGAACGAGCAGATGGCTAAAACTGTAGACGGAAAGCGGCTGAAATACACAGGTAAGGTGCAGCCCCAATCAGGAGAACAAGATCCACAGACAGGGCAAATTTTGTATCCCTACTTGCCTAGTGAGAAATTGGTAGAAGCTGTGAATTTAGCGATCGCTCTCGAACGTCCCTTACTCTTGAAGGGAGAACCAGGATGTGGCAAGACAAAATTGGCTCGTGCAGTGGCTTATGAGTTGGGTTTACCCTATGAAGCTTGGTACATCAAATCTACCAGTCGAGCGCGGGATGGTCTTTACACCTATGATGCTGTTGGCAGGTTGCGGGATGCCCAACTTGCTGCCTCCAAAATAGATGAAGAAGCCGCAGTGCAAGCTAAAAATGCGGATGCTTACGTAGAGTGGGGCCCGTTAGGACGTGCCTTTCGCAATGAACAGCAGACTGTGGTTTTGATTGATGAAATAGATAAAGCTGATATTGACTTTCCTAACGACC from Nostoc sp. UHCC 0926 includes these protein-coding regions:
- a CDS encoding TIGR03943 family putative permease subunit, with the protein product MASKNPKSKISNLLLPWLDALAITAWGILMLRYWLTNKLNLLIHPNYIWFVVVTGISLIIIGFFKMQELWLRRRPDVMPNTQHISLFPPGWGSSVLLIAAILGFIFTPQVFASDKALQRGVTADLLGTTRVKPQAFRATVRPEERSLVDWVRTVNVYPEPDTYTGQKVKVQGFVIHPPDIGKEYLFLARFVLTCCAADAYPVGLPVKLPNNQEPYSPDTWLEVEGQMVTENLAGKRQLTIAATSLKKIPQPQNPYSY
- a CDS encoding Uma2 family endonuclease, with protein sequence MLVSKHNEIVSVPEIHSLEDFIANPPDGMEWVDEQLIEKTGMTLKHSEIEVNLSFYWRSYINTNQLGGKVYTEVPCRTSKQGRRPDVAYLTPELVTQYGDIPTLPQSFPLIAEIVSPTDLAEELFLKAQEYLQSGCKEIWLVFPDSRLVIVITDNQVSGFKASDVVSTQKVLLGFSVAVDELLG
- the dusB gene encoding tRNA dihydrouridine synthase DusB, translated to MISLSPILQARLSQPLKIGSFEVKSRVLQSPLSGVTDMVFRRLVRRYAPDSMMYTEMVNATGLHYVKQLPKIMEVDPNERPISVQLFDCRPDFLAEAAIKAVAEGADTVDINMGCPVNKITKNGGGSSLLRQPEVAEAIVREVVKAVDVPVTVKTRIGWNDNEITILDFAKRMEDAGAKMITVHGRTRAQGYNGNARWEWITRVKEVLSIPVIGNGDIFSVEAAVRCLEQTGADGVMCSRGTLGYPFLVGEIDHFLKTGEILPPPTPIGRLECARDHLQALWEYKGDRGVRQARKHMTWYAKGFVGAAELRGQLSVVEKVDQGLAMIDQAIEKLANGYELEEEAQGSLVML
- a CDS encoding chlorophyll a/b-binding protein, whose translation is MTQTQPTITPKLVEPKFGFNEYAERLNGRAAMIGFALMLVIEYVTNQGVLSWLGLK
- the ald gene encoding alanine dehydrogenase — protein: MEIGVPKENKDQEFRVGLSPSSVRVLRENGHSIFVETQAGNGAGFSDNDYRSAGADIVPTSETAWNRELVVKVKEPLTSEYKFLQKGQILFTYLHLAADRKLTEHLIDCGTCAIAYETVEQPGANRLPLLTPMSVIAGRLAVQFGARFLERQQGGRGVLLGGVPGVKPGKVVILGGGVVGTEAAKIAVGVGASVQILDVSVERLSYLETLFGSRVELLYSNSAHIEAAVIEADLLIGAVLVLGRRAPILVSRELVKQMRPGSVIVDVAVDQGGCIETLHPTSHTNPVYIEEGVVHYGVPNMPGAVPWTATQALNNSTLPYVVQLANLGILALEVNPALAKGVNVQDHRLVHPAVQEVFPDLVN
- a CDS encoding AAA family ATPase, which gives rise to MAKTVDGKRLKYTGKVQPQSGEQDPQTGQILYPYLPSEKLVEAVNLAIALERPLLLKGEPGCGKTKLARAVAYELGLPYEAWYIKSTSRARDGLYTYDAVGRLRDAQLAASKIDEEAAVQAKNADAYVEWGPLGRAFRNEQQTVVLIDEIDKADIDFPNDLLLELDEQRFEVTEVKQNSLLKKIQARVTPIVLITSNDEKDLPDAFLRRCLFHYVKFPERQQLIDIVKTRFSVSPLELVDAIIDRFLELREEMRRDKGEAGKKVSTSELMDWVRILNHQDDEILSKLKTELLYPGVLLKSWDDYRRYGEQMRSQPEA
- a CDS encoding Ig-like domain-containing protein translates to MTKSKAFIEPLDRIAIGLMLLLSVLIGLIILQGDVVTARVRDFTWQNQQIGAEDNSFTLTFSRPMEIKSVEDNLKIEPPLAGKFSWAGRRMVYTLVTPAPYGTNYKVQLQGAKDKFAEEEGKNRVIQPFVGSFRTRDRVILYIGTNQEEQGRLVLYNLTQEQKRILTPKDLIVMDFESFPDGEKILFSARAAKNEDLLSAQLYTVTTGVSGKSGQQAEPGAKVDLVLDSKDYQNLKFDLSPDGQTIVIQRGNKTNPGDFGLWFMPATSDGSGEKPTPKRLKSQPGGDFMITPDSKAVAVAQGQGAAILPLQGDASKPLDFLPQFGLVQAFSKDGSQAAMVKFNTDYTRDLFLVTNQGVQKQLLKTTGSILICQFDIASPTLYCLLTQLVSKEQYIEQPYVVAIDLKTGQQKPLLVLPPDQRNVQMSLSADGLGLLFDQVVPQPNSTTSLPTNTLKTDDGDVIATSSLWLMPLLPIADAATVEIRPEQLPLAGFHPRWLP
- a CDS encoding WD40 repeat domain-containing protein, whose translation is MAAVALPVITWEGFYIHQAHAAIEVTPNSQTTNSFANAQLLYTLRGHKGTVKSLAFSPDSRILVSGGAENEGVIRLWNPANGKKLADINKAHQTAVESLVISPDGQTLASCSDDNTINLWNLRNLKFSRSFVGHTSNVLSLAVSPDSKVLISGALDGIRLWDLLQQRPLGTLVGFDNLIYTLAISPDGQTLASGDNKGVIKLWNLSTGKLISEFVAHSNAVSAVIFTPDGETLVSASRDRTVKLWNINTGELVRTLIGHNNWVNAIAINPDGQTLASAGKDGIKLWNLTTGELLNTLSGHTDWVSAIAFSPNGKILASGGFDQQIKIWGTPQKRN
- a CDS encoding permease, which gives rise to MNQLNNGFTIFLSLLVEAMPFLLLGVLFSSLLLFFVDERKLVEKMPKNPLLGALVGSMIGFLFPVCECGNVPVARRFLIQGVPTPVAIGFLLAAPTINPVVIWATWTAFRDQPEIVVLRVVFSLAIATIIGFVFSFQKDLNPIVQPAIARYMKFNPPAQPETKRRGKRYQVQQQEAIPNILQSGTYILGGKAGVPLRIDPNFVEATTPISNVNKPLADKLRLVVDNSIQEFRELGGVMILGSAIAAAIQVLAPRELILSLGAGPISSIVVMLILAVVVSICSTVDSFFALSFASTFSSGSLLAFLVFGPMIDIKGIGLMLSIFKPKTVFYLFALAAQLTFVFTLFMNLHVL